The genomic region GCAATTGCCATGGAAGGTCTGGTATCGGGGGCCGATGTTTCGTTATGAACGACCGCAGAAGGGACGGCAACGTCAATTTCACCAGATCGGCTGTGAACTGTTTGGACCGGCAGGTCCCCTGGCGGATGCGGAACTTTTGGCAATGGTGATGCGCTATCTGGGCGAACTGGGGCTTCAGGCGGCGTTGGTGTTGGAAATCAACTCCCTGGGGTGTCCCGAATGCCGTCCCCCCTATCGTGATCTTTTGATTTCCTGTCTCAGGAAGCTGACGGATCAACTGTGTAGCGACTGTCAAAACCGCATGGAACGCAATCCCTTGCGGGTTCTCGACTGCAAGGAGGAACGTTGTCGTACACTCATGGAATCGGCCCCGGTGTTGCTCGACCATTTGTGTGGCGAATGTTTGCGGCATTTTTCCCTGTTGCAGGGGCATCTTTCCGATCTGTCGCTCCCTTTCCGGATCAATCCGCGCATGGTACGGGGGCTGGACTATTACAACCGGACCGCCTTCGAAGTGACCGCTGTCGGTCTGGGGGCACAAAACGCGGTTGCGGCGGGTGGACGTTATGATGGCCTGGTCGCCCAGATGGGCGGAACCGCGACACCGGCCATCGGTTTTGCGGTGGGAATGGAACGGCTGACGTTACTGCTCGATGCGGCGAAAAACACGCCCCGTCCCGGCGATGTCTATCTGGCAACCCTGGGAGACCGGGCGGAAAAGGAAGGATTGATGTTGGCGGAGACCCTTCGGGGGGCCGGCTTGACGGTCGAAATGAATCTTGGCGGTGGCTCCTTGAAAAGCCAGATGAAACGGGCGGACCGTTCCCGTTCCCGTTTCGCCCTGATGCTGGGCGATGCGGAAATCGAAAAAAAGGTTGCTCTCGTCAAGGAAATGTCCCTCGGACGACAACAAGAGGTCTCCTGGAACGACCTTCCCCGATTTCTTGGCGATTCGTCCTCCGTTTCATCGGTTCAGGATCATTATGAACCGCAACACGCACACCAAGGGAAACCACTTTGAATGGATAATATTTTTGAACAAATCGACGAAGAACTCGACGCCGACCGCGTTCGCAAGCAGTGGGAGAAAAACCGACCCTGGATCATCGGCGGTTTCATCGTCTTCTTTCTGGGATTGTTCGCCTATGTCGGCTGGGATGAATACCGTTCCCGACAAGACGCCACCGCCAGCGACCTGTTTCTGGCGGCGACCGCCCCCTATGAAAAAGAATCCTGGAGCGAGGCGGAACAATTGTTGCAGCCCGTATTGCAACAATTCGACAGCCATGGCTATGGCCTCCTGGCCCGGATCATCGAGGCCCGCACCCTCGCCAAATCCGGAAAAAAAACCGAGGCGGCCTCGCGGATGGAACAATTGGCCAACGATACCCGCGATGATTCCCTGCGCGATCTGGCACGTTACAATGCCGCCCTGCTCATCGTCGATGACGACGCCAGCCGCGCCGAAGCGATTCTGAACCAGATCCGCGACGATTCCCCGTTTCGCGGTCACGCCCTGGAAATTCTGGGACTGCTGGCGGAAAAACAAAACGACAAAATCAACGCCGCGGTGCGCTTTCAAAAAGCGATCGAATTGGGGGCCAAGGGCGATTTGCGCACCCGCCTGGACCTGCGCCTGGAACGTCTGGGAAAGACCGCCAAGGAGTGATCCTCATGAAACGATACCTTGTTGCGACAGGATGGCTTTTTTTCTTTCTGCTGTCCTCCCTGCTCGGCGGATGCGCCAGTTCACCGGGTTGGTGGCCCGGAGGGGATGACCCCGACAAAAAATCCCAGGCCATTCGTTCCTCCCTGGTCGCCCAACCGGGACATCCGACCGGATTGAAGGAACGCTGGAACACCTCGGTCGCGGGGAAACCCGACAAGCACTTTTTCCACCCCGGTCGATTCCTCGTCACCAACAGCGACATCTTCGTTGCCACCTACCAGGGGAAGGTCGTCCGACTGGCGCGCAAGGATGGAGAAATACTCTGGAAGAAACAGGTTGGGGAATCGATCAAGGGCGGGCTTGCCCTGGACGACAAGCATATTTTCGCCGGAACCGGGGATGGTGAAATGACCGCCCTGGACCGCGCCGACGGCAAGGAATCCTGGCGCCAAAACGTTTCGACCTCGGTCGCCTCCGCCCCGGTCGTGGCCGAAGGAAGGCTTTTCTTCACCACCCTAGATAACCGCCTTTACGCACTGGACACCGAAACGGGAGCAACCATCTGGGTCAACAACAATGCCCCGGAAATGCTGGTCATCATGGGTGCCGCCCCGCCGACGGTGGATCATGACCGTCTTTATGTCGGGTTGTCCTCGGGTGACCTGCATGCCGTCAACCGTTCAAGCGGCAAACTGCTGTGGAGCGACAATCTGACCGTCGTTGGCGGAAAGACAGAACTCGACCTGCTTCAGGATGTCGATGCCGCCGTCGTTCTCGACGGTCGCAACGTCATGGAAACGAATACCCGGTTGCTCTTCGCCGTCAATCATCAAGGACGGTTGGTGGCCCTGTCGCGGGAAAGCGGCACCCGGATCTGGAGCAATGATCTGTCCGCCATCCGCCGCCCCCTCGTCTGGAACGACCGGATCTTCGTGGCGGACGTCGATGGCAACATGCGCGCCCTGGGGATGGAAGATGGCCTGGAATTGTGGCGGGGGTACATCAGCGATGGTCTGTTGACCGCCCCCGTCCGTTACAGGGACATGCTTCTGGTCGCTGACAACAAGGGACGTCTGTTTTCCATCGATCCGACCTCTGGAAGGGTGTTGGGCCTCGACCGGATCGGCGACCCCATCATGGCCGATCCGGTGGTCGTCGGACAGGATCTTTATCTCTGGACCAATCATGGAAACATGATTCATCTCCAGATTCAGGAGAATCCGTAATCATTCACGTCATGGTTCCGACACGGTCGAGTAGACCGGTTCCTTCGCGAATTTCCGCAAAAACCGCGGAAATTCGCTTCGGGTGAAATGGCGCGTAAAAAACAAAGTCAAAATCAAAACCCTGGGGGCAATCCCCCATATATGGTCCACCCCGCAGATGCGAGAGGAAATTTCATCGATAGTGAAGGAA from Magnetococcales bacterium harbors:
- a CDS encoding histidine--tRNA ligase, producing the protein MIQTVRGVHDILPETIALWQRLEALALSVFTRYGFEEIRTPLFERTELFARAVGATSDIVEKEMYTFADRGGDSLSLRPEGTASVVRAFIEQSRHRQLPWKVWYRGPMFRYERPQKGRQRQFHQIGCELFGPAGPLADAELLAMVMRYLGELGLQAALVLEINSLGCPECRPPYRDLLISCLRKLTDQLCSDCQNRMERNPLRVLDCKEERCRTLMESAPVLLDHLCGECLRHFSLLQGHLSDLSLPFRINPRMVRGLDYYNRTAFEVTAVGLGAQNAVAAGGRYDGLVAQMGGTATPAIGFAVGMERLTLLLDAAKNTPRPGDVYLATLGDRAEKEGLMLAETLRGAGLTVEMNLGGGSLKSQMKRADRSRSRFALMLGDAEIEKKVALVKEMSLGRQQEVSWNDLPRFLGDSSSVSSVQDHYEPQHAHQGKPL
- a CDS encoding tetratricopeptide repeat protein yields the protein MDNIFEQIDEELDADRVRKQWEKNRPWIIGGFIVFFLGLFAYVGWDEYRSRQDATASDLFLAATAPYEKESWSEAEQLLQPVLQQFDSHGYGLLARIIEARTLAKSGKKTEAASRMEQLANDTRDDSLRDLARYNAALLIVDDDASRAEAILNQIRDDSPFRGHALEILGLLAEKQNDKINAAVRFQKAIELGAKGDLRTRLDLRLERLGKTAKE
- the bamB gene encoding outer membrane protein assembly factor BamB, which codes for MKRYLVATGWLFFFLLSSLLGGCASSPGWWPGGDDPDKKSQAIRSSLVAQPGHPTGLKERWNTSVAGKPDKHFFHPGRFLVTNSDIFVATYQGKVVRLARKDGEILWKKQVGESIKGGLALDDKHIFAGTGDGEMTALDRADGKESWRQNVSTSVASAPVVAEGRLFFTTLDNRLYALDTETGATIWVNNNAPEMLVIMGAAPPTVDHDRLYVGLSSGDLHAVNRSSGKLLWSDNLTVVGGKTELDLLQDVDAAVVLDGRNVMETNTRLLFAVNHQGRLVALSRESGTRIWSNDLSAIRRPLVWNDRIFVADVDGNMRALGMEDGLELWRGYISDGLLTAPVRYRDMLLVADNKGRLFSIDPTSGRVLGLDRIGDPIMADPVVVGQDLYLWTNHGNMIHLQIQENP